In the genome of Ictalurus punctatus breed USDA103 chromosome 3, Coco_2.0, whole genome shotgun sequence, the window TTAATAATGACTTTTTCCTAGCCTGGTGCTAGTTCCTATTTCCATATCCACTCCTGATTTTGTTATGATTTagttctccttctgtctgtttttttttttaacaccaaaGAAATTTTTAGCAGAACATGCCTTAGATTGAGGTTCTCACTGTTAACAGGGTCCTGAGAAAACAGTATGATTGAGAGGTTTCCTGGTCAGTGGTCAGGGCGCTGAAGCTTTTTAGGTGAACCTAAGCCACGTTGGCATGGTTCTCATACATCTACAGCCAAAACTCAATGGCTGCAATTGTTTTCCAAACATGGCTGTCTCTCTGTGAAGTTTAATTACCACTGATAGAATAATCAGTTAAATGACCCCAATTCCATTTGTTGAAAGCCATAACATGCTTTAATTTCATCTTCAACTCAGCTATAAGGGTTTGCTTCCTTTCCATTTCAGTCTCTGTAATTCATCAGGTAAATTCAGTTTTCAGTTCCAGTTTTCCAAATCTCTAACATTTAGACTGGAATTGAAACTGAAAGGATCCTAATGCTGATGTTGAATGTGTTGTACACAAGAATATGTATTGGCTTCTCTGTCTGAGATTGTAATGTGTTGTCTCTCAGCAGGGTGAGCCTGGAGCACAGGGACCACCGGGCCCTCCTGGCCCCCCAGGGCCTCCTGGTAATCCAGGACTGACTGGTGCTAATGGGCCACCGGTAAGAATCATTAATGTTCTTCCTAATGTTAGGATTAATCTTGTAGGTTTTTATTGTAGGTAATGTCTGGCTTTATGGTAAATACATGTAACCTTTTTATTAGTCATTTCTTGTCTCATTGATGTATTCAACTATGTTTTATGATAAAGGGAAAACCTGGAGAACCTGGAAAACCAGGAAAAGACCTGAGGGTATGTACAGTAAAAGCATAATTAACACTTTCTCTTATAGACACCAATTTTTACagcataaatattttaaactattttgtatcattttatttagaattttattaattagtaatgtttttgttttttttatttgcagatGTTGACAGGATTGAAGGTAAGCTTacataaagaaaatatattagTTAATGCTGAAACATTATTGTAATAGGACAAAAGACTGTGGTGAACTCCTGAAGTGCCTAAAGATACACGTGTAATGACTTCTTGCCTTTGGtaaatgtgaatattttgaTCTGTCAGACCTCACACAGTACACAGCTAAGGAAGGTTTCTCATTCAGATTAATTAATAATCACTTTACAAACCTAGTAATTAATTACATATAGCCACTTGTGCAGTATTACTGGTGCAGAGTCCTAGTTTTAACCTTTTTGAGTTTTAGTCCAGCTGTGTCAACAGCATTTTTCTGGGTGTTATAAACAGGTCTATGGTTCAGGCAAGGTTCAGCCACAGGGAGAGTGCATGCTTGTGCTACCAGTACAGAAGGGATACGCTGCATTTCACCAGTCTGTGTTGCTGTTGGATAATTTTCCATTTCCCCAGATGCATTAATTGCCATGGATTGTTTAGATTGGAGAATTTGAACGGTTGTAAGTTGAAACATGCAGGGCCCATAAAGTAGCACACCCAAGCTCTATATAAAAGCAACACACTAGTGTATATCAGCAGGATCCAGACATGTCTTGTGAATATCCAAACCACTATAAAGGAATAACTCCCTGCAGATGGTCCGAGTCATAAATAATACGACTTAATATTGTTTGAAAATCAACAACAACTCTTTAAATCAAGCAAAATAACTCAATAGGAGCATTTATTATGCAATCTAATGTTATTTTGTATTCAGTCAGGCAAAGAGATGAATGGCAATGGAGTGTAATGACTATATTGAATTCTCTCACTTTTTTACTTATAGGGAGAACCAGGTGTACCAGGACAAAAGGTAAGTTTCACAAGTGGCAtggattaatttattttctgatTATTAATTTATGATCTGAGGAAAACAAAgctgattttgttttcatgaaTATAGAAACCAATTGTATGAAAATCGTATGACAAATCTTTTAAGTGTAGACACTTCTAAGATGAAGAGACATATTTGGAATCTTGAATGCAATGCAGCAGAACATAGTAATGAATGTCCAAATCATCTGTTATCCATTTCATCTGAAGAGTTCCACACTAGAGATAAACTTGCATCATCACAGCTATTAAAATGTACTGAAGAGATAGTAGAGTATAAGTAAGCATGTTCGACCATTAAGACTACTGTCTCTTCTCTGTCCAGGGTGATCATGGTGAGACAGGATTAACTGGACCTGAAGGCCCCAAGGTAAGCTTCGTTCATCATTGATCATCTTACAGAACAGCTCATTCTGTCCACATATTAACATCTTTGTGCAGATTCTGTTGTTAGTAATGAAGTCTTTCTAagggtgctttcacatatgcagtGTTTGGTCCATGTGAATGGAACCCTGGTGCATTTTCCTTCTGTGTGGTTTGTTTGagcaggtgagaacacagcaaTCGCACTTCGGGATGCGCCAAAACAACCAGTCTGAACTTGTTTGAGTGAAGAACTCTCAGTCCTATTCCAAGTGAATTCTAGCACAGTTTGATTGCAGTGGGAAAATTATTTAACCGTGAATTTTAGGACATGAACAAAATATGAGCATTATTTATGGGTTATGGGGAGAATTTCTTTTGTGTAAGTCAGCTGCTGATCTGTGAGGCGCAAAAtgagccaaaggacagagctgaaATTCTGCACAAATGCCATGTGTTCTGGATAACTGTAATgctgaaacaaaaagaaaatgaaaagaaaaagaaaagaaaagaaaagctggaTATAATACACACAACATTTAAAGCTAGTTATTTATATACTTATCAAATCATTTATGTAGTGCCGGCTCTGTGTTCTCCATGGTCGAGGGATTTTTCTGTATTGTATACACACTTGGAAGTTTGTTTACTTTGTTCCACTGCCATATTTCTGGTGATTGAAAGCATATGATGAGTACGTTTTCAGCCTTATGTGCACCTCAGCCAACGtttcttttgctttttggtttgtttttagttatgtgcagtgtgaaaccaaaccaGATACCAAACAAGTTAAAAGCATCAACTTCACTCTGACTGGGACTCTGTTAATGGACTAATGTGTGAAAGTACCCTAAGTAAACATATatgcacaaatatacacacagaggAAGAGAGCTATATTCACAGTGAGCCAGCGTCTATCTTCCTACTTCATCATATTGATTTCACTCTATTTCCAAAGCCTAGAGGACTTTCCCACACTCCAATATGCCTAGTCCTTTCTCTTGAATTTAGTCATACTTTTATGTGACTAAACCATAACAGCCCTATTCACGTTTCCTTTCTACCTCATatgtttttctgtatttcattttcttttctcggACACATACGCAGCACTTTCCTGAGTCAGCTCTGACCAGTGTATGATTGACACTTTTGTGAGGACTGCTCACCCTAGCACAATCGGCTAatggttttattatttaaatagaaatgaacTTTACCATGATATAGCCTATATGCTTCCTACTGTGCAACCGCTATTTTGAACTGTGAAACAACCTGTTACTCCATTCCCTCAATATTTTGCCTTCTAAACTTTAGATTTCTTCCACAGACATGGATATTTTCCCATACACCCATCCAACTAAGATCTTGAGCCAGATTATGAGTAATCATCTCATATGGGGCACAGCAGATTTCGGGAAAAACACAATGTTAAGAAATGTTTTTCAACCCAAGTTGAATGTAACCACTGAGTGCATTTTCAGAGTGTACGTCATCAATTTGAACATAGACCATGCTCCCAGGTAGCAAATGTAAGACCTTAGCTGCTAACACAGTTTGGTCTTTGTCTCAACTGACATATACCTCTAGAGATGCATCATTATGAAGGTAGACTAAATGTAGCTTCTCCAAGCTGACACAAAATCCCTCAGTCAAGAAAGGTCTTGACAAGCAAGTATCTCAGGTTATGTCaattgccttttaaataaaaaaaatcccagcaaTGTATGTTATGATGCATGGCTAATGTAATGCTGTTTCCTCTTTGTTACCTTAGGGATCCAAAGGGGATCAAGGACAGAAGGTAAGACaattgtgtttttgtatttgaaaTCACCTCTTTATTAAATATGTGCATTTTTCACAAATTGACTGACATTATTCTctattattttagtttgtaTCTGcccacaatatatattttttaacaaatgtaGTTCTTTTTTAGTTCTTTTCCCaaagaataaacaaattagTAACAGTGGCCCTTGCCAGGCAAAGGATGCTATAAAtgcatgttaatgaatgtgatCTTTATTTACTGTGCAAGCTTCATATCAGTCCATTCGCTTGTacccacagaaaaaaaatttaaaagctCACATGCGTGTGACTGTTTTTGTTGCATATGGATCACAGGCCTGATGCACACATTTAGTCTTAACCAGATGTCCTGTGAACTTTTATGGAAagctgtctaaaaaaaaaaatagtgcacGTCCTATtggtatctgtatttgtatttgtatttctgAACAATGTATTTGTATTCGGTTTCAAGACTGAATGTTGATTTAGAAAAATCTGTTTGCTCTTCATTGCAAGTAAAAACAGTATACAGTGACTATAAGTAAGCACAAGCAATACAGCAGGTTTGGACAATTAGTTGGTTTACTTTAATATCGACACAGTAAGCAGGTTAGTACATTTGCAGTTGTGATTACACCGTGCCATTTGGCTCTTTCTCAAGGGAAGTATTTTCAGTCTGTTTACACCTACTCATGTACAAATAGCCAGAAGAGGCCAGAGAGTATTCTGTCTGTCTAACTAGCTGTGGTGAGTATTGTCTTCTCGAGCCAACAGTGCTACAGTACCTCCAAAAGAATGTATCAGTGTAGGTTGCCAGCATCAGAGTCAGAGACTGGGTGTGATATCTTAAATAATGCCTGGGCTCTTATCAGCATGTGGGGGACAGTCTGAGACCAAATGCCTAATATCAGTGCCAGTGAAGTACATGGTACATGGAGCTTCTATCTAGTTCATGGGGTTTAATggaattttaatttttatttcccTTCATGTCCCTTCTctttacacacatgcatacacacaatgctttctgttctgtctcagCCTTACATGACCACCCATTGGGGATCTGATGGTTAGATTAAGCACTAGTCTCTTcttagattttttcccccctggtTTATAGCACATGATTTCTTCTCCAGTGTCTGCCACAAGATGTAAAATCAAAATTCTTTATTTGTCATATGCTACTTTTCTgcttgtatttgtgtgtgtgtgtgtgtgtgtgtgtgtgtgtgtgtgtgtgtgtgtgtgtgtgtgtgtgtgtgtgcccataTATGTGTGTCCACTGTTCTGCTAAAGATGTTTCCATCTGCTTGACATGTagggagagggggggaagaTGGGTCTTGcaggagagaaaggagagaaggtATCCTCTCTGAGTGAATTCACCTTCGTGTGGCTCTCAGTATTGCATGGTTTGAACCATGACTCTAATAGCATGAATATCCATATTGTGGAGATAATTAttatcttcattattattataaatctaaAACTGAACCATAAACACTGGTCTTAAATAGATTAATCAGACATCTTGCAAAATAGTGTCAAAATGGCACATGCTACAGTGATGCAtctaaaaatgtttacatgttgCTTGCTAGAGGTCACCACATTTACTCAGTAATGTCACAGAGAGGCTTTGCCAAATGGAACAGAACAAAGGCCTTTTCACAGAAGAGGAGCTCCTGAAGACGTATCTGCTCCCCAGTGATCTGATGTTTAGTCCATAGAGTCCTTCTGTCTTCAATCACATTCtcaacacaaaaatacactgtCCTCTTTTAGCTTGCTAGACATGTTGCCATGACTGTAATCTGCACTGGTTACTGTCATGTGTCAGAATCTTGTGAAGGAAATGTAATCCAGTTACTACATCATAAATTACATAGTGTCACTACTCCAGTTGTTCTGCAGGCTAGACTATCTGCAGGAGATTGTGAGGTGATGACCACAACCTCTGAATTACAGTCATTCACAGCTGAGAGCAGGACAGTCTGAATCCTTTTTAGTCTATATTTAATGAGATGAAAGAGAGCAGACCCACTTCACTATACACTCCCCCACATGTGCAAGAAAACTGTTTAACGGTTTCTGACAGCAGGTGGCCTTGAGTAAGGAAAGTTTGAGACTTCAGTGATATCACACAAAAATGGAAAGGAGTATGAGATGACGATGAATTGCCATGAGTAGCAACTGAGAGAAAAAATGAGTTTCCTTCCCCTCATTGTCCCTTTTCTGAGCtctatgagaaaatatacaCCAATTAGAAAACCAGTTGTTTCCATGAGATCCTTCTGTTTTGGTCAAAGAATATGGATTGATCTTGGATGCTCACATTTCCCTGTTTTTTTACTATCTCTCTTGGTATACTTGCCTATGGGTGTCTGAAAAGCGAAGTAATTATGagagtaaaactacatataCTTAATTTTGATATGAACATAGAACATATGTTCTACATGTTCACCCTTATGCTCTTGCATTTTCCCAACCACTTTATCATCTTTCTGCAAGTTTTGCTCAAAATATTCTCAGCGGTTCCTGATTTTTCAGATACCCTGTAGAATTATGAATCAAGAACCTTATTTAAATACactaatagaaaaaaaaattccttaaGGGTTATTTGAAGCATTAATGGTTTGATAATTCTGAATTGgctcaacttaaaaaaaatttctgaaaTGGAAAGTCTTTGTTGTAAGGTTctatttagatatttttttaaagacaaccCATAGAAGCATTTAAGGTGCCATACAATTAGCAATCTATTTTGGCATTTAGGCTGTGTACTGAATGTGGAGAGTAGCTTTCTTGTGTAAGGGTAGATTGGTGATGCATTCATACTCCCACAGTTCCACTGTATTTCAAAGACCTCACCCACATCATTTCACTGCAGAGAATGACAGTCTGATAAATCATCTGTGGACTGCTTCTGTCCACACTCTGCATACTGAACTGATCCACTATCCAAAATAGCACAGTGGAGATGAAGAAATAATGAGGGATGGAGAAGATGTCAAGAATGGTGTGAGTTGAGCATAAAAGGAGAGGATCAAAGAGACTGGCAATCCCGAGACCACCtccctcactgtaaatattGAAGGCTGCAGGCATTACAGCTTCTTTCTTTTGCCCTGCATCACAAAGCCACAGTCTTTTACCTTACTAGACCAGAACTGtgggtatatatatacacatatatatacagtatataccacACACTGTCTGCAAAAAGTATATGTTCTCTTCCACTTCACTCATTCTGAGCCCATGAGATTAGTCTGGCTGGGCCAGGACTGGACGGTAGTCATGACAGGCAGCTGAGCATGTTGCACTCATGTCTCCAGTTCAAAGCCCCCCTTGAGTTCCTGGGATAATTAGCACACTCTCATACTGCATATCATTTGACAATGCACGACCCAAGATTCTGACCACTGCACCTGTTAGGGTCTCACATAATCCAagagagtagtgtgtgtgtggtcaaaGAGGAGATGATTTTACCATCCACTCAGACCCACTGTCTTCTTAACTCTGCACATGGTGCCTGGTgtctgcccttctgcagttgaCAGATATGCTTTCTGTGGAAGCTTTTGAATTCCTAGAACATTTTATTGCAAATGCACAACCCAATAACAGAACTGCCATTTAGGTTGCACTTCTACAATGTGCCTAGCATGCCATCTAAAGATCTGTTTTAGTCGCATGGTATTTTAGATGTGTTATGAGCCTTTGAAAAGATGGAAAACTGATGCCACTTTTCCAGGGTGAGCGAGGGATGCCTGGAATGCCTGGAAAACAAGGATTGAAGGTAGTGCACATTGAATGTGCTTTTAGTCATCCAGTATATTAACGAGTTCTGCTTTATGGTTACTACTACTGTTCACTTGCCATGGgtatttaaatgcatttctatGTTAAAGCTGGAAATGTTGTACAAGAGCCAAACTGTAAAGCCTGTCTTGCAGTACTCACCCAGCATGCAATCTGAAGAAGATTTCCAAAGTGGAAATGTTCAACATTTTCTGAGTGTTCGTACAAATAACAATAATCTAGCCACTTCACAAATATACTGCAATAACTATAGACAAGAGACTGCTTTCTTCACAAGAGACTGTATCTACTCATGAGTGTGTTGTATGTACAGTCACCTtggaaagtattggaacagcaaggccaattcttttgtctTGTCAAAccatgggcggctgtggctcaggtgttagagtgggttgtccactaatcatagggttggcagttcaactcctgactccacatgccaaagtgtccttggacaagacactcaaccccaagttgctcccaatggcaagttagcgccttgtatggcagctgtgctaccattggtgtgtgaatgggtgaatgagacacagtataaagcgctttaaggttaaaaaagcgctatataagtgcagaccatttaccattaccattTTGTAGATAAGAGGGAATATCAATCAGGGTCAAGCTGCAGTACAaccctggaaaagcatcatTAAAGAAGAATGCAAAAGTTTGGTTGTGTCAGTGGGGTGTCTGATTGGTACAgctattgcaagcaagggatatgcgaccaaatattaagtgttatttaatttaatttactttaagaagATCTGTTCCAGTATTTTGCTCACCTATAAACTGGGTGGTTTGGGTGGTTCTTTAACACACCTTGAAGTTGTTTAACAGATCTTAAATtgaatatcaggaaatgaatgctgaaattctgatttatcatcttatatatcttttttttttttatctcaaacccaaatgtctttggtgtatagcaaaaacaaaagaattggccttgctgttcaaGTTCTTTTGGAGGGAAATGTATATGAGACCCATTTTCATTGTTTGTGGCTTGGTGGTCTTGAGGAATGAGAGGGCATATGCAAGAGTGGCAGTGACTAACTGTGAGTCCCTGTATACAGTCTCAGCTGCGTCTGTATATCACTCCCTTGTTTTTTGCTCATTAGTTTGAGTCAGACGTGAAATAAACACCTATCATGTGTTCTTTACTATGAATAACAAAGCAATGTACGTCAGCTCATTGTGGCTCTGCCAGTGATCAGCTTTGGATGCCTGGAACACACAAAGCCTGACCAGATGTTCTAAATATTGACACCACAGCTTGTTGTCCAGTAATTGTGATAGGACTAATGTGTCTAAGGGACACCAAGTTTACAGTTAATGTCTGTGATGTTTGAATTAGTTTATGCTAATTTGTGTTGACACTATGTatgaaaaaaagataataataaaggctttttaaaataaccaaacattttaataatgtttgtttatgaAATATGGTATGCTGTGAACTATGGCATGAGTTTGTTGAGTTTTAGATATTAggatctttttctctttccttaCTATTACTGtctcctttttttctgtctttgatTGTGCTGGCCTTTCACTTCAGGGAGAACTTGGTTTTCCAGGGGCTCCTGGACTAAAGGTAAAGGTCTGAGAAATATAGACAGTGACAATAAAACTAGTCTTAATGTCTTAGTGATATTCAAGACAAATGGTGTGTTTTCTATCACCGTATAAAGGGTCAGGCAGGTGTTCCCGGTATTCCTGGGAAGCGAGGCTATAAGGTAAGCCTATAATGGACATGAAAAGAGCATGAGGTTCACAATTATTGTCATGTTGTGTGCACCCTATGCTACTCTGGGTCCTTGTTTCATTGTTTGAATTGAGAATTTAGTGTCACTGACTGAGAGAAATTTTTCCatatggtgttcattactgtcATGAATCTGTGTCATTCTTATATGTCTGGGCATGAGAACGCTCCATGTGTGAAACACTGACCTGAATTTGCCCTGTGAATTCATTATAATTTGAGTGGCTAGTTCTGTAATGTATGAGTTccttttgaagaaaaaaaaaaaaaaaacaaacatatatatatatatatatatatatatatatatatatatatatatatatatatatatatatatatatatacacattactgtttttaatatataaaactatgtttaaaggtgtttaatgCAATAAACTGGTATCCCATCAAGAGTTTATTCCCAGCTCGCTCCCAGGGTTTCTGGGATTCATAAAGCTTGCTGAAATTTAAGTAATGAACAAATAAAGGAAATAGTTTATTAGTGCACATGCTTCGTTGTTGAGTATTATTACTAATTGTGCATAATGCGTTGGCCTGACAGTAAAGCCTGAAAAGTATAGTGATAAAATTTGGTGTGTATTTGCAAATTATAGAATGTAATACAGTAATACTTAGTGAATATCATTATGATATCTCATGGCTTTGGTGTCAGTGACTACACCATGCTATAAGTAATATTGTTAATTGGTATGACTGTAACTGAAACTGGGCTAATCAGCTCTTGTGTTTTTATCTCTTGGCAGGGTGAAAAGGGGGAGCTGAGCTCTTCAGGAGTTGGTGTGAAAGGAGAACCAGGACTGCCTGGATCCAAGGTAGTGCATTTTAAGCATGGCTATTCAACTTGTCAGCGACCAATCAGTTATCATCTGTTAACCAGTGTGGTGTATTATATTACAGGGACAAAAAGGTGATCAAGGCATTAAGGTTAGTAATGTCTCCACCACTAATTAAAACCAGTATAGTGTTACACTGATATTGTATAGTAACCGTTTTGTCTGTAGGGTGAAACAGGACCTGAAGGCCAACCTGGACCAAGAGTGAGTTAAAACTCAAATCATTTATAAATTCCAATTAATTGAATTTAGTATGTACAGTTTTGCTGTATATTTGTTCTTTTTGCATATCAGGGTCCTCCAGGTGCAACAGGAGAACCAGGAAAAATGTTAATCAACAACAATGAAAATGTATGTTATCTGTCTAATTCTAACTATGAAAATTATTCATCTGTTAAAGAGAAATTTTAAACATGCAGTATGtttaaataaactgttttgtttCAGGATATTCGTAATGTGCATCTAATGGTGAGTGATCACATGTAAAAGAAGATGTATTTAGAAAATAGTGTACGAGTTAATCAAACTAAATAATTAAAGTTTATTCAAATAATTATACATATGTTACTGCAGGGCCCACCTGGTCTACCTGGGCCTCCTGGGTTACCTGGTACCAAGGTAGTGGATCATTCaaatattcacattttaatAGTTTTCAGTATTCAATTGTCATGCCTTTTATGACAATTCAGTGAGTAAAGATATTTTTGAATGTCTGTTAACATTCTATGTGTATTTCCTTGGGAATACTTTTGCATTCAGGGTGAAGTTGGACTGCCTGGGCCTCCTGGTCTTGATGGGGAAAAGGTAAAACAgtatttttacaataaaaattacaaatagGCAGCGATTGTTGGTTTGCTGGTCAATGTAATTCATCAAAGTAGATTAGTGATGTTGAACAATCATATGTCTCAGGGTCCTCGGGGAAAAGCAGGAGAGCCTGGACCCATTGGCCCACCCGGACCTGAAGGGCCACGAGGAGAGGGAGGAGTTATGGGCTTCCCTGGACCTAAAGGGGATAAAGGAGACATGGGTCCCTCTGGGTCACCTGTGAGTGTTCAAGGAACCTGACTTACCAAATTCGAACTCCTAAACTGTCACTTTTAGAAAGTTCATTTTCATCtgtgaagatgaagatgaattcTGTGAAGATGATCTTAGGTCTATAATGTCTGCAGCGCCATTGTGGCAGTTAAGCTATGCACAAGACGTAAATTGAATAGTTGTACCCCTGTGTGCCGTCACAGTAATAGATAATAATAAGTGTGTGGGCAGCATTGCATCCATCATTAATTACTCAAAGATTCAAGTTGTGAATTTGTGATTCATTTGGGGTGCCATGAACTTGAATGTTCATATTTCAAATTTGCATCCAGAAGATAAGTGAACAATGTCAATTGATTCCATCAAAATTTTCCATCCTGGTAGTACTTAACCTTTATTTCATCATTCCTTCCCATTCTGTAGGGTTTAGATGGCCCTACTGGTGTAAAAGGGGCTGCAGGGCCTACTGGTCCTATTGGATTACCAGGATCAATGGTACGCAATGGTGCCCCCATTGGATTGATGTTAATGATGCATAGGCATCAGATGACATCAGAATGTTTCAGATGCTCTTCCATTATGTAAggaaaatatgaataatatagATGATAAATGTTTTATCCTCTTCTTCAGGGTCAGAAAGGTGAAGCTGGAGAAAAGGGGGAAAATGGAGACCAGGTAAATCTGGTAAATCTTCCTGCTTGTTTTGAGGAATCATCAAAAACCTAAAGCTGGAGAGTGTGATAAACAGGCAGTACTATTTTGCAGCAACATTGATGTTTGAACAGCACACATATAAAAGAATTGTGTTTACCATTCAGTTCCTATTAGATCTCTCTTTGGTGGTTCATAATTGGACCAAACAGGGTAATATTACtatttgttctttgtttttcttagaTGTATGGCCCACCAGGACCTCCAGGACCTGCAGGGCCAGTGGGGCCAATGGTGAGGATGCTATATGCTACTTACAATGACATTGCAAGATAATTTTTATTGCATTATAATTCCATTATTGCATTGCCATGTTAGGCAACACATTGGCGGACTCACCGCAAGTCAGTCATTGTCGAAACATTTCACACATCCAAAAcccttttttaacatttaacctGAGTGCAAAGAAAATGCATGACACACACAGAAGTATGTTGTTAAACAGATGTTAAAATCTGTTAGCCTTTTTATCACATTTATGCACCCTACAAAACCCCCGtttttcagctcaagtctacctcaCAATCTTTTTGAAACATGCTAATTAAATGGTTGTGGATATTTGTGAGATGAAGGGAGGGGAGTGGGTGTGGCAAGGCAGGGAAGGAAGATTGGGCGAGAAACTCTCATCTGTCAGTGGCCTATGCCGACTCTCACTAAATATATTGCTGGCAAAGTTAAAGTCCAATGAAATGCATTGACTACCGTctgttttttccctttaaaagTAACTGAATGCActattacatatattatatatattagattAATCATAATTTCATATAATTGTATATGTACAaatgtacacatatatacactataaaagtgtacatatatatacactataaaaGATGTTTTAACACATGTTACTACCTGTGATGTCGACACGATGTAGATTTTAAATCCGGAAGACGAAGCTTaaaattaac includes:
- the LOC108263561 gene encoding collagen alpha-1(XIII) chain isoform X13, whose protein sequence is MTGSFFIFVPISLTLFQGPPGRAGFPGDKGSMGIPGRMGLKGNTGEKGAPGEPGLSIIGPRGPPGQPGTRGFPGFPGPIGLDGKPGQNGQKGDMGPPGLKGLPGEPGPKGEKGVCGDYTHRMLPITVRNMPSISPLILKRLKQGEPGAQGPPGPPGPPGPPGNPGLTGANGPPGKPGEPGKPGKDLRMLTGLKGEPGVPGQKGDHGETGLTGPEGPKGSKGDQGQKGEGGKMGLAGEKGEKGERGMPGMPGKQGLKGELGFPGAPGLKGQAGVPGIPGKRGYKGEKGELSSSGVGVKGEPGLPGSKGQKGDQGIKGETGPEGQPGPRGPPGATGEPGKMLINNNENDIRNVHLMGPPGLPGPPGLPGTKGEVGLPGPPGLDGEKGPRGKAGEPGPIGPPGPEGPRGEGGVMGFPGPKGDKGDMGPSGSPGLDGPTGVKGAAGPTGPIGLPGSMGQKGEAGEKGENGDQVNLMYGPPGPPGPAGPVGPMGSPGLSGPKGEPGLGVRGDKGSPGQKGDKGDRGHLGLPGLIGPPGIPGPAGPKGERGEKGEMGVAGPTGPQGIPGLVGPPGLKGNRGERGKRGNRGAKGDKGDQGAPGLDAPCPLGDDGLPVPGCWNKGQNPFQLAKK
- the LOC108263561 gene encoding collagen alpha-1(XIII) chain isoform X20, which codes for MTGSFFIFVPISLTLFQGPPGRAGFPGDKGSMGIPGRMGLKGNTGEKGAPGEPGLSIIGPRGPPGQPGTRGFPGFPGPIGLDGKPGQNGQKGDMGPPGLKGLPGEPGPKGEKGVCGDYTHRMLPITVRNMPSISPLILKRLKQGEPGAQGPPGPPGPPGPPGNPGLTGANGPPGKPGEPGKPGKDLRMLTGLKGEPGVPGQKGDHGETGLTGPEGPKGSKGDQGQKGEGGKMGLAGEKGEKGERGMPGMPGKQGLKGELGFPGAPGLKGQAGVPGIPGKRGYKGEKGELSSSGVGVKGEPGLPGSKGQKGDQGIKGETGPEGQPGPRGPPGATGEPGKMLINNNENDIRNVHLMGPPGLPGPPGLPGTKGEVGLPGPPGLDGEKGPRGKAGEPGPIGPPGPEGPRGEGGVMGFPGPKGDKGDMGPSGSPGLDGPTGVKGAAGPTGPIGLPGSMGQKGEAGEKGENGDQVNLMYGPPGPPGPAGPVGPMGSPGLSGPKGEPGLGVRGDKGSPGQKGDKGDRGHLGLPGAHGLDGKPGPVGLIGPPGIPGPAGPKGERGEKGEMGVAGPTGPQGIPGLVGPPGLKGNRVFLSPFPPLHLGL
- the LOC108263561 gene encoding collagen alpha-1(XIII) chain isoform X8, whose protein sequence is MTGSFFIFVPISLTLFQGPPGRAGFPGDKGSMGIPGRMGLKGNTGEKGAPGEPGLSIIGPRGPPGQPGTRGFPGFPGPIGLDGKPGQNGQKGDMGPPGLKGLPGEPGPKGEKGVCGDYTHRMLPITVRNMPSISPLILKRLKQGEPGAQGPPGPPGPPGPPGNPGLTGANGPPGKPGEPGKPGKDLRMLTGLKGEPGVPGQKGDHGETGLTGPEGPKGSKGDQGQKGEGGKMGLAGEKGEKGERGMPGMPGKQGLKGELGFPGAPGLKGQAGVPGIPGKRGYKGEKGELSSSGVGVKGEPGLPGSKGQKGDQGIKGETGPEGQPGPRGPPGATGEPGKMLINNNENDIRNVHLMGPPGLPGPPGLPGTKGEVGLPGPPGLDGEKGPRGKAGEPGPIGPPGPEGPRGEGGVMGFPGPKGDKGDMGPSGSPGLDGPTGVKGAAGPTGPIGLPGSMGQKGEAGEKGENGDQVNLMYGPPGPPGPAGPVGPMGSPGLSGPKGEPGLGVRGDKGSPGQKGDKGDRGHLGLPGAHGLDGKPGPVGLIGPPGIPGPAGPKGERGEKGEMGVAGPTGPQGIPGLVGPPGLKGNRGFRGFKGEKGEPGLPGLDGLDAPCPVGDDGLPVPGCWNKGQNPFQLAKK